The window CCGGAAAATGGGATGAAAATCATTGCCAGGGGAGAAGTTTCCGTTTACGAGGCGAGTGGCCAGTATCAAATTTATATAAAGGAAATGAAGCCGGATGGCATCGGCGAATTGTTCCTTGCTTATGAACAGTTAAAAAAGAAGCTTGAGGCTGAGGGGCTGTTCCGGACAGACAGGAAAAGGCGGCTCCCTTTGTTCCCTAAAACAATTGGGATAATCACATCTCCTACTGGTGCTGCAATCAGGGATATCATCACAACGATTAAGCGGCGTTACCCCATTGCAAGGCTGCTTGTTTATCCGGCGCTTGTCCAGGGGGAGTATGCTGCAAAATCGGTTGCTGACGCCATAATCAGGTCCAATCAGGATGGAGAGGCAGATGTCCTTATAGTCGGCAGGGGTGGAGGTTCCATTGAAGAGCTTTGGGCATTTAATGAGGAAGTAGTGGCCAGGGCAATCTACTCTTCCACCGTTCCAGTTATCTCTGCAGTCGGACACGAAACTGATTTCACAATTGCTGACTACGTAGCTGACCTTAGGGCGCCAACCCCGACAGGAGCGGCGGAATTGGCAGTTCCCCATATTGATGAACTCCTCGAACGGGTTCTTCAGCGGCAAGGAAGGCTTATTCGGGCTATGAAGGAAAAATTCAGCTTTCAAAAAACCCGGCTTGATCGGATTCAACGCTCCTATGCGTTCCGTTATCCAAGGAGATTGTATGAGCAAAAGCTTGAACAATTGGACAGGCTTACGGAAAATCTAAATCGGGGTACATACCGCTTGGCAACTCTAAAAAGAGATACACATGCCCAGGTTACACGAAGGCTTGAAAGAAATAATCCACGCCAGCTTCTTACAGAAGCCAGCAGCCGGCATGGAAGGTCTGAAAGGGAACTGATAAGGGCGATGAATGTTATTCTTGCCAGTAAAAAAGCGGAATTTGGTAAAACTGTTGCCTCACTAGGGGCCCTTAGTCCGTTAAAAATCATGGAACGCGGCTACAGCCTTGCCTATACCGAGGACAATCGTTTAATTAAGACAATACAACAAGCAGATATAGATGATAGGGTAACAATCAAACTTACAGACGGAAGCCTGCTTTGCAGGGTTCAGGAGAAAGTGGAGGAACCTAAAAATGAATGAAGAAAAAGAATTGACATTTGAACAGGCGATGGAGCAGCTCGAGCTCATCGTTTCAAAGCTAGAAGAAGGGGATGTACCACTGGAGGAAGCAATCAGCTTTTACAAAAAAGGAATGGAATTATCAAAACTATGCCATGATAAATTAAAAAATGTTGAGGAACAGCTTACGCAAATTATTACAGAAGATGGGCGGAGAGAAAGCTTTACCATACAGGGGGAGGAATAATACATTGGACAACAAGAGTTTTGAAGCTTTTTCAAAAAAATATAAACAGCTTGTTGAAGAAGAGCTCAGGACTGCAGTCCATGCATTAGAGGCTCCAGCATCTTTAAAGGAGTCCATGAGTTATTCCTTGAATGCCGGAGGCAAACGGATTCGCCCAATGCTCACTTTTGCAGCCATGGATGCGTTTGGCAAAAATCCTGAAGACGGTGTGAAAGCGGCAGCTGCAATTGAGATGGTTCACACGTATTCCCT is drawn from Bacillus sp. FJAT-18017 and contains these coding sequences:
- the xseA gene encoding exodeoxyribonuclease VII large subunit; protein product: MQDNNRYLTITALTKYIKRKFDADPHLQDIFIKGEISNLKQHSSGHMYLTLKDERSRILAVMFASNSRSLKFAPENGMKIIARGEVSVYEASGQYQIYIKEMKPDGIGELFLAYEQLKKKLEAEGLFRTDRKRRLPLFPKTIGIITSPTGAAIRDIITTIKRRYPIARLLVYPALVQGEYAAKSVADAIIRSNQDGEADVLIVGRGGGSIEELWAFNEEVVARAIYSSTVPVISAVGHETDFTIADYVADLRAPTPTGAAELAVPHIDELLERVLQRQGRLIRAMKEKFSFQKTRLDRIQRSYAFRYPRRLYEQKLEQLDRLTENLNRGTYRLATLKRDTHAQVTRRLERNNPRQLLTEASSRHGRSERELIRAMNVILASKKAEFGKTVASLGALSPLKIMERGYSLAYTEDNRLIKTIQQADIDDRVTIKLTDGSLLCRVQEKVEEPKNE
- a CDS encoding exodeoxyribonuclease VII small subunit, which produces MNEEKELTFEQAMEQLELIVSKLEEGDVPLEEAISFYKKGMELSKLCHDKLKNVEEQLTQIITEDGRRESFTIQGEE